From one Humulus lupulus chromosome 8, drHumLupu1.1, whole genome shotgun sequence genomic stretch:
- the LOC133796532 gene encoding peptidyl-prolyl cis-trans isomerase FKBP16-3, chloroplastic, with translation MASSSSTLLLPLGKSPFDSSRGICSRKFPSVVVRCSNLELKASNCDEFKLSKRRREVIGLMFGASSLFVESFAANGAGLPPEDKPKLCDDACEKELENVPMVTTESGLQFKDIKVGNGPSPPVGFQVAANYVAMVPSGQIFDSSLEKGQVYIFRVGSGQVIQGLDEGLLSMKAGGKRRLYIPGSLAFPKGLTSAPGRPRVAPNSPVIFDVSLEYIPGLEFDEEE, from the exons ATGGCATCTTCTTCTTCAACTCTGCTGCTTCCATTAG GTAAAAGCCCATTCGATAGCTCCCGAGGGATTTGTAGTAGGAAATTTCCAAGTGTTGTTGTGAGATGTTCTAACTTGGAACTCAAGGCTTCAAATTGTGATGAATTTAAGCTAAGTAAGCGAAGAAGGGAAGTTATTGGATTGATGTTTGGAGCTTCAAGTCTCTTTGTTGAGTCATTTGCAGCCAATGGAGCTGGGTTGCCTCCTGAGGACAAGCCTAAGCTCTGTGATGATGCTTGTGAAAAGGAGCTTGAAAAT GTACCTATGGTAACTACAGAATCTGGTTTGCAGTTCAAGGACATCAAAGTCGGTAACGGTCCTAGTCCTCCGGTCGGTTTTCAG GTGGCTGCTAATTATGTAGCCATGGTTCCATCTGGACAAATATTTGACAG CTCTCTTGAGAAGGGTCAGGTTTACATTTTTCGTGTTGGCTCTGGTCAG GTGATTCAGGGACTTGATGAAGGCCTGCTGAGCATGAAAGCTGGAGGGAAGCGCCGACTCTACATTCCAGGCTCA TTGGCATTCCCCAAAGGTCTAACCTCAGCTCCAGGAAGGCCAAGGGTGGCTCCAAATAGTCCAGTCATCTTCGACGTGAGTTTGGAATACATACCAGGCTTGGAATTTGATGAAGAGGAATAA
- the LOC133796533 gene encoding membrane-associated 30 kDa protein, chloroplastic-like, producing MAAKPHIFTGLTLASTPASSSCSNSLSLCVVKRPLTTSFFGAGVGALKVEVVKSARSNKIRGGALGARMNLFDRFARVVKSYANAVISSFEDPEKILDQTVIEMSDDLTKMRQATAQVLASQKRLENKYKAAQQASEDWYRKAQFALEKGDEDLAREALKRRKSFADNANSLKAQLDQQKGVVENLVSNTRLLESKIQEARSKKDTLKARAQSAKTQTKVSEMLGNVNTSNALSAFEKMEEKVMAMESQAEALGQLTSDDLEGKFALLEGSSVDDDLASLKKELSGSSKKGELPPGRSVSASSNTPYPFRDAEIERELKELRQKAKDF from the exons ATGGCCGCCAAACCACATATATTTACGGGATTAACCCTCGCGTCCACGCCTGCCTCTTCTTCCTGCTCTAACAGCCTCAGTCTATGTGTGGTCAAGAGGCCTCTCACGACGTCATTCTTCGGTGCCGGAG TTGGAGCACTAAAAGTTGAGGTAGTCAAGTCAGCTCGTTCCAATAAAATTCGTGGTGGTGCTCTTGGTGCCCGTATGAATCTTTTTGATCGATTTGCTAGAGTTGTCAAG TCATATGCCAATGCAGTCATAAGTTCCTTTGAAGATCCTGAGAAAATTTTGGATCAAACGGTGATTGAAATGAGTGATGACTTAACAAAGATGCGTCAGGCCACAGCACAA GTATTGGCATCTCAAAAGCGGTTGGAGAATAAGTACAAAGCTGCCCAACAAGCTTCTGAGGATTG GTACCGGAAGGCACAATTTGCCTTGGAGAAAGGAGATGAGGATCTTGCACGTGAAGCTCTAAAAAGGAGAAAATCTTTTGCA GATAATGCTAATTCTTTGAAAGCTCAACTCGATCAACAGAAAGGTGTTGTTGAAAATCTTGTCTCTAATACACGG CTTCTGGAGAGCAAGATACAGGAAGCAAGGTCAAAGAAAGATACCCTGAAAGCACGTGCACAGTCTGCAAA GACTCAAACCAAAGTAAGTGAAATGTTGGGAAATGTCAATACAAGTAATGCTCTTTCTGCGTTTGAAAAGATGGAAGAGAAAG TGATGGCAATGGAGTCCCAAGCAGAAGCTCTTGGTCAGTTAACTTCTGATGATCTAGAAGGAAAG TTTGCATTGCTAGAGGGCTCGTCAGTTGATGATGATCTAGCAAGCTTGAAGAAGGAACTTTCTGGCAGCTCAAAG AAAGGCGAACTTCCACCGGGAAGAAGTGTCAGTGCCAGCTCAAACACACCATACCCCTTTCGAGATGCTGAGATAGAGAGGGAGCTCAAGGAATTGAGACAGAAGGCTAAAGACTTCTAA